Genomic window (Salinibacterium sp. M195):
TAAACGACGGCCATGACAGTGCGCGAGGACTCGCTGAAAGCGAATCCCCGCGCACCCTGTGAGTTCTCTAGACCTCGAGCGCGGCCATGGCCGGGTCGGGGTTTCCGAAGCGGTGTGCCGTAATCGACAGCGACTGCTCCTGCACGAAGATCAACAGTTCAACGCGACCGGATGTCGTGACGTCTCCCGACCACACAGCGACGTCAGGGTTTCCCTGAACGGCTTCGGCAAGATCAACAGCTGAGCCGCCGATGAGGCGCACCCGGTTGGTGTTGAGCTCACCCTTCGTTGCGCGTTCGTTCCAGCGAGCATCCGATTCAACAAGAACTTCGGCAACCGAGACGGCAGCATTTCCTGACTCGAAAGACTCAGCGAGCAGCGACGGCAACGGCAACGCAGAACTGATGTGAATGGTCGAGCCAACACGAGCAGCACCGGCAATCATCCGCACGAGGTGGCCCATCGGCTCACCTTCTGACAGGCGAACGGTGACGGGCACCGGACGGTAGCGGAACACGTTGCGCTCCACGCCAAGGTCTGAGACGTCGCGGCTGATACCGAACTCAGTCTCCCACGCACGCTGGTCGCTTTCGGCCGCACGACGCACGCGGTCGAACTCGTCGAATTCCATGCCCGACTGCGCCTTCTTGATAACCGATGACACCTGGTCGCTGAGGCCACGAACCTGAATGTCGCGAGCGGCGGGCTGCTCAACGGCATTCCACTGTCCGAGGGTCATCAGGTAGTTGGGTCCGCCAGCCTTGGCGTGGCAACCAACAGCTGAACGCTTCCAGCCACCGAACGGCTGGCGGCGAACAATGGCTCCCGTGATTCCGCGGTTGACGTAAGCGTTTCCGGCCTGAACTTCATCGAGCCAGCGAGCGACCTCTGTTGGATCGAGGGAGTGGATGCCTGCCGTCAGTCCGTAGTCCACGGCATTTTGCATGGCGATCGCCTCGGTGAGGTTCTTGGCGCGCATGATGCCGAGAACGGGGCCGAAGTATTCGGTCATGTGGAATTCGCTGCCAGGCACGACACCGGTGCGAACGCCGGGGGTCCACTGCTTGCCTTCGTCGTCAAGCTGACGCGGCTTCACGAGCCAGCTCTCGCCGGGAGCGAGAGTGGTGAGGGCGTTAAGCAACTTGCCCTGAGCGGCTTCAACGATCGGGCCCATCATGGTGAGAGGGTCCTGCGGAAGGCCGACGCGCAAAGTGCGCACCGAGTCGACAAGCTGACGCTCGAAACGTTCGCTCTTACCAACGGAACCGACCAAGATCACGAGAGAGGCCGCCGAGCACTTTTGCCCAGCGTGTCCGAAGGCGCTCTTGGTGACGTCGGCGACGGCGAGGTCGAGGTCTGCGCTCGGCGTGACGATGATCGCGTTCTTGCCACTGGTCTCCGCCAGAATCGGCAGGTCATTGCGCCAGGAACGGAACATCGCCGCAGTTTCCCACGCCCCCGTCAGGATGACGCGGTCAACAGCGGGGTCGGCAATCATGACGCGACCGAGCTCGCGATCCTTCAGATCAACGAAGGCGAGCACTTCACGCGGCACGCCAGCTTCCCAGAGCGCTTCGATCATTACGGCGGCGCTGCGCTGCGAAAGCTTCGCTGGCTTGATGATGACGCCACTGCCCGAGGCGAGTGCCGAAAGCACGCTGCCGGCGGGGATGGCAACCGGGAAGTTCCACGGCGGAGTAACGATGATGAGTTTTGACGGCACGAACGTGGCATCGTCGATCGCTTCAAGGTCGAGAGAGCGCTCAGCGTAGTAGTGCGCGAAGTCAATCGCTTCGCTGACCTCTACGTCACCTTCGGCGATCGTCTTACCGGCTTCGGTAGCCATTACCTCGATGAGGCGGGCACGCGAGGCTTCGATCGCGTCGCCGGCGCGGTGCAAGATCGCGGCGCGTTCTGCGGCGGGCATTCCGCCCCAGTTCGCTCCGGCAGTGGTGACGGAATCGAGGATGCTCTTCATCTGCTCTGGCGTAGTGACAGCGCCAGCCTTGACAGTGTCAACGCCGAGCTGGGAGTCGCCGCTGCGTGCCAGGATCGCACGACCCCAGGTGCGGTTTTCGCCAATGGCCTGGTCAGTATCTGCGACGTTGTTGAACGGGCGGTCGCCGATGAGCGCGGCGGGCTGGTTGCGGTCCTGCACCCGGTTGGATACCTGTGCTGGTGTATCAAGGTTCGCGAGCGACGCCAAGAAGCGGTCCTGCTCGCGCACGAAAATGTGCTCGTTGCTGGAGAGCTCGAAGAGGCCCGACATGAAGTTCTCGGTGCTGGCGTTCTCTTCGAGGCGGCGCACGAGGTAGCTGATGGCGGAGTCGAACTCGCTCGGCTGAACGACGGGCGTGTACAGCAGCAGGCTGCCGACATCCTTCCGGACTGCTTCGGCCTGGCCGGTAGCCATTCCGAGAAGCATTTCGAATTCGATGCCCTCAGTGACGCCACGCTCTTGAGCGAGGTGCCACGCGAATGCGATGTCGAACAGGTTGTGGCCGGCAACACCAATGCGAACAGCGTCGATGTGCTCGGGGGTGAATGCCCAGTCGAGAACGCGCTTGTAGTGAGTGTCGCTGTCTTGCTTGGTGCCCCACGTAGCCATCGGCCAGTGGTGAGTTACCGCGTCGACGTGCTCCATCGCGAGGTTGGCACCCTTAACAACGCGAACCTTGATGTTGGCACCGCCGCGAGCGCGACGAGCCGTTGACCAGGTGGTGAGTTCCTTGATCGCGTCCAGCGCGTCTGGCAGGTAAGCCTGAAGCACGATACCGGCCTCGAGTTCGAGCAGCTCTGGCTGGTCGAGAAGCTTCTCGAAAACCGCGATGGTGAGGTCGAGGTCTTTGAACTCCTCCATGTCGAGGTTGATGAACTTCTTCTCCGGTGCCCGCAGGGCAAGCAGGTAGAGAGGGGTGAGGCGGTCAACTACACGGTCAACGGTCTCGTCGAAAGCCCACATGGAAAGCTGAGACACAACCGACGACACCTTGATGGAAACGTAGTCAACGTCATCCCGCATCAAGAGCGCGCGGGTACCGGCGAGGCGGTTGTCTGCTTCGTCGTCACCGAGCACGGCTTCACCGAGCAGGTTGAGGTTCAGGTTGACGCCTTCACGACGCAAGTGCACGAGGGCCTTGTCGAGCTTGGCCGGTGTTGCATCGATGATGAGGTGGCCGACCATGCCGCGGAGTACCCGACGCGCGATCGGAACGATGATCCACGGCAGCAGCGGCGCGAAGCCTCCACCAACAAGAATCGCGAAGCGGAGGTACCACGGCAGGAAGGCCGGGATGATGTGGGTGAGTCGCTCGAGGTTGCGGCCGGCGACGCGGAGGTCTTCGGGGCGAACCACGGTGTCAATGAAGCCAAGAGTGAACTCGAGGCCATTGGGATCTTTCAGTACACCGGCAAGGCGCGTGGCGCTCGCATCGGTGGGAAACTCTTCACTTTCAGCCAGCCAACGACGAACGGTGGCTACCGTTTGGTCGGCAATCTGCTGGTGTGAAGCATCAAGGTTGTCGGTATGAGTTGACATGCTCACGAGAATAGGCCTCCGAACGGGGTATGGGCTGGAACTCTCAGTGTGGGCCCCACAGTGCCTTTAGCAAAAGCGACGGAATTCGCATGGTTTCAGTTAGAATAAGTTAACGATTGGCGGAGAAATGCTCGATGTTCGACGACTGCGACTTTTGCGTGAACTTAAGCTCCGCGGAACGATCGCTGCGGTAGCCAGCGCACTGAGTTACACCCCCTCTGCGGTGTCCCAACAATTGGCTCTATTAGAGGAAGAAGCGCGGGTTCCCCTGCTCGTTAAAGCGGGCCGCCGCGTGCAACTAACGCCCGAAGCAGAGCTCCTCGTCGAGCACACCGTCGCGCTTCTCGAACGTCTTGAACTCATGGAAGCGGAGATCCACTCGTCCCTTACCGAAGTGCGAGGAACCGTACGCCTAGCCGTGTTCCAATCGGCCGCCCTCGGCATCATTCCTCAAGCACTCAGCGTCATCGCCCGCGAGCACCCCCAACTCCGCATCGAAATGACTCAGCGCGAACCCGAAAGTGCGCTCTTTGAAACTTGGACTCGCGAGTTCGACCTCGTTATCGCCGAACAATATCCCGGCCATGCCGCGCCCCGGCACCCCGACCTCGACATGATCCCGCTCTATGCCGACGAGCTTTCCCTGGCTGTGCCGCACGACAGCGGAATCGCCAGCCTTGCCGACACCACCCACAGCGCCTGGGTAATGGAACCCCGCGGCACCGCATCCCGTCACTGGGCAGAACAGCAGTGCCGCCGAGCAGGAATCGAACCCGACGTACGCTTCGAAACCGCCGACCTTCAGGCCCACATCCGGCTCGTTGAATCTGGTCACGCCACCGCGATTCTTCCTGGTCTCGTCTGGGGCAGCCGCACCCCAACGGTCGCCCTGCGTCCTATGCCTGGCCTCCCCCGCCGCACCGTCTTCACCTCGGTGCGCGACTCGAGCGTCCTCCGGCCATCGATCATCGCGTGCCGCGAAGTGCTCGAGCAGGTCGTTCGGGCGCTAGCGCCCGAATAGAACGACGCGGAGGCGAGATGGACCGAAACGATTCGAACCAGATCTGACCTGGCTACGCCGAATCGCGGATGACGAGCTCAGTGCTCAACGTCGTCACCGTGTCGACTGGGCGGTTTTCGATCAGGCCCACAATCATTTCGGCCATGCGTCGGCCCATCTCGAGCGACGGTTGCCGCACTGTCGTGAGCGGCGGAGTGGCGGTGCTGCCGTAGTTGTCATCGTCGAAGCCGACAACGGCGATGTCGCCCGGAACGCTGAGCCCCGCTTCGCGGATCGCCGAATAGGCGCCGATGGCCATTTGGTCGTTGGCCGCGAAAATGCCGTCGATGGGTTCGCCTCGGGCGAGCAGTCGGCGCATTGCTTCCGCTCCCGACGGCGGCGAGAAGTCGCCAACCTCAACGAGGTTGCTCGCGAGACCGTGCTTCTTAAGCGTCGCGTGGAAAGCGTCCAAACGGTCAACGCCCGGGGGCATGTCTTGCGGGCCGGCGATAGTCGCAAGGTTGCGGCGACCGGATACCAGCAAATGTTCAACGGCCGAGCAGGCGCCGGTGAAGTTGTCGACATCCACAAAGTAGTTATTGCCGTCTACCTGGTTCAGGGGGCGCCCACCGAAGACAACAGGCAGGGTGCGACTCAGCTCAGAGTAGGAGTGGTCGCCAGTGTGGTGCGAGACCACGAGGGCGCCGTCAACGTTGCCGCCAAGCAGGTAGCGACGAGTCTTGTGCGAAGCCTTCTCCGATTCGATGATCATTGTGAGCGTGTATTCGGTGTCGGCCAGATACAGCGCGACACCCTGAACTACGGCAGCGAAGAAGGGGTCATCGAAGACTTTGGCCGCCGACTCCGGAACGACCAAGGCGATGGCCTGAGTCTTGCGGCTGACCAGTGAGCGAGCAGCGCGATTGGGAACATAGTTCAGTTCATCGATTGCGGCCTGCACCGTCGCCGCAACATCCGCTTTCACCTTGGGTGACCCGTTGACAACCCGAGAAACTGTGGCGCGCGAAACGCCTGCCTGTGCCGCCACCATTTCCAGTGTCGGCATGGCACCACTGCGCAATTTCTCCGCCACGAGTTCGCTCTCCATCAGTAGATTGTGACTTAGCCTAACCTTCTCAGGCAGCAATCTTGGCTGACGCGATCAGTGCGGCGTACTCCGTTGCGCTTCGCTTGGGGAGGCGTTCTTGCGTTTGATAATCGACGTACACGATGCCGAATCGTTTGTTGTAACCCCAAGCCCATTCAAAGTTGTCGAGTAGCGACCAGACGAAGTAGCCGCGCACATCGGCACCGTCGGCGATCGCATCCGCGACGGCTTGGATGTGCTGCTCGATGTACTGGGTACGTTCCGCATCATCAATGGTGTCGCCAGCACGGTTGTCGTCATACGAGGCGCCATTTTCGGTGACGTACAGCGGCGGCAGTGTCGGATACTCCTGGCCTAGGCGAACGAGCAAGTGGTGCAACCCGCTGGGGTTGACCTCCCAGTCCATGGCGGTACGCGTGAGATCGCGCGGCGGTGTCGTCACGAACTCGCTGCCCACAAATGGCGAACGACCGGGCTTAGTGGTGGGTCGAAGCCCGGGCGTCGCATCTGCGGGAGCAGGGTGTCCGCTCACGTTGTCGTCGTGATAGTGGTTGACGCCCAAGAAGTCGATGGGGGCGGAGATGATCTCCAAGTCGCCAGCCTGCACGTACTGCTCGAAGTCGTATTCGCGCACATCCTCGATCACATCAGCGGGGTACGCGCCAAGAATGAGCGGCTCGAGAAACATGCGGTTCCAGATGCCATCAATGCGGCGGGCAGCATCCTGATCAACAGGATCACTCGGGTCATTGGGCACAGCATTCGTGAGGTTCAGCGTGATGCCAAGCTCAATTTCGCGACCCTTCGCCGCGGCCAGATCGCGCAGTCGAGCCGCAGCCAACCCATGAGCGAGATGTTGGTGGTGCAGGGCGGCCAAACCGAGGTTGGGGTCAGTGAGCCCGGGCGCGTGCTCGCCGGCAACGTAGCCGATCAGTGAGGAGCAGAGCGGTTCGTTGAACGTTGTCCAGTGACTGACCCGATCGCCGAGAGCGTTGTACACAGCTTCCGCGTAGTCAGCGAAACGGTACGCGGTCTCCCGATTAGCCCAGCCACCCTTCTCCTGAAGTGCCTGCGGCAGGTCCCAGTGATACAGCGTGAGCCAGGGCAGGATGCCGGCCTCCAGCAGCGAATCGACGAGACGACTGTAGAAGTCGAGCCCTTCCGCGTTCGGGGTGCGGTCACCAGGAACAACGCGAGCCCAGCTGGTGGAAAAGCGGTAGGAGTCGAGGCCAAGCTCCTTCATGAGCTGAACGTCGGCATCCATGCGGTAGTAGTGGTCGACGGCAACCTCAGGGGTGTCGCCATTCGCGACGGCAAAGGGCTGGCGGGCATAGGCATCCCAAATGGAATCTTCTTTGCCGCCCTCGTGGGCTGCTCCCTCAATTTGGGCGGCCGCGGTTGCGGACCCCCACAGGAAGCCTTCTGGCCAGGGGGTGGTTGGTGAAATATTCATTAGCCTTTTACTGCTCCAGACATGATGCCCGAGACGAGTTGCCGCCCCGCGAGAATAAAGATGATCAGAAGCGGCAGTGTCGCAAGCACCGCTCCGGAAAGCACAACAGAGTAGTCAACGTATTTTGCGCTCTGAAGCTGACTAAGAGCTACTTGCAGGGTCGGGTTCTGAGGCGCGACCAGGAGCGGCCAGAGGTAGTCGGTCCACGCGGTCATGAAGGTGAAGAGGCCTAGGATCGCCATTGCGGGGCGCGCGGCGGGAAGCCCAACGCTCCAGAACGTGCGGAACATGTTTGCCCCGTCTACTCGCGCAGCCTCAATGAGCTCATCGGGGATGACATCCACCAAATATTGCCTCATGAAGAACACGCCAAACGCGGTGACGAGCGTCGGCACGATTACGGCACCGAGTGTGCCCGTCCAGCCGAGCTCTTTCATGAGCATGAACTGCGGGATGATGCCGAGTTGGGTTGGCACGGCGAGAGTCGCGATCACAAAGATCATGAGCCCTTCGCGGCCCTTGAAACGAAGCTTGGCGAAGGCATAGCCGGCCAGAGTTGAGAAGAAAATCACCGAGGTCGTGATGATCGTGGAGACGATGATGCTGTTCAGTAGCGACTGCCAGAACGGAACCGTTGTCAGTACTTCGCTGACGTTGATCCAGAATCGACCGCCCGGCAACAGTGGCGGCCATGTTTCGGTAATGGCGGTGTTGTCGCTCGAGCCAACAACATAGGACCACCACAGCGGGTATGACCCACCGAGGAAGAGCGCGAGCAGAATTCCGTAGAGAAGAAATCCGGGGCGCTTCTCAAGACCCTGGTTGCCTGCGCGACGCTTCGCCTTCTTGTCTGCAGTCTTGCGTGCGGCGGCGATGGCCAACGCAGACGGCCTGGAGTGAGGGGTGCGCGGGGGGCTCGTGGTGCTCATGAGCGCTTCTCCTTGTCTACTGTTACCGCCGTCGAGCCAGTGGTGGGGTTGGTGCCGGCAGGATTGGTTCCAACGGGGCTGGCCGCGGTGGTGGCCCGGTAGCGTGCAAGCTTCTTAGCTCGGCGCTTGGAGATGACTTTGACTTCGGTGGAGGCGATTTTGCGCGAGATCATGAAGTTGAGCAGCCCGATGCCGACGATGATCAGGAACAGCAGCCACGCGATGGCGGATGCCTTGCCAAAGTCACCACGGTTGAAGGCCATATCCCACAGATAGAGCACGGTGGTTTGATACTCGCGATGGGCACCACCCAGGTTGGCGCTGGTGGGGTTGAACAGCTTCGGCTCGGTGAAGATTTGAAGTCCGCCGATGGTGGCGGTGATGATCACGAAGATCATGGTGGGCCGGATGCTCGGCAGCGTCATTGAGAAGAAGCGGCGCACCGGGCCTGCACCATCGAGAGCGGCCGATTCGTAGATGTCGCGGGGAACAGCCTGCATGGCGGCGAGCAAGATCAGGGCGTTATAGCCGGTCCAGCGCCAATTGACCATGGTGGCGATCGCGAAGTGGCTGGGGAATACTTCACTCTTCCAGAACACCGGGTCGATATTGAACGAGGTCAGGATGTTGTTGATGAGGCCGTACTTTTCGCCAAATGCGCTCGAGAAGATGATCGCGACCGCAACCGGGGTAACGATGTACGGAATCAGGATGCTCATACGCCAGAACGTTTTAGCGCGGATGTTTTGGTCGAGCAGGGCCGCGATGAAGACGGCGGCAACAAGCTGCGGGATGGCGCTGAGGAGGAAGATGCTCATCGTGTTGAAGAGCGAATTCCAGAAGTAGGGGTCGTTGAGCTCGGCAACGTAGTTCTCGAGGCCGATCCATTCACCGGGCCCGCTCAAAATGTCCCAGTCGTTGAGGGAGACCACGAACGTGTAGATGAGGGGGAAGAGCCCGATGAGTGCGAAGAGCACAAAGAAGGGGGCGATATAGAGGTAGGGGGAGGCTTTCACATCGAGACGACTCAGACGTTGCCGTCGAGTGAGCCGAGTCTGCACGCGCTCGGTCCGCTGCTGAGCCTGGCCTGTGTCAGGCCGGGGAGGACTCGTCGTCGTCGTCATGGGAGTATCTCTTTCACGAAGTGAGGCCCCCGGCTTGGGGTGCACCGGGGGCCTCAATTACTGCTGTGGACTAGTTGAGGTCGAGGTTCTTCAGAACCTCAAGCGCGTTGTTCCACGCTGTGTCACCGTCAACACCCGAGTCGAGTTCCTTGGTAGCGGGGCCGAAGACCTGCTCCTGAACAACCGAGTCGTTCGGGCCCTTGAACTGCGAGGTAACGCCTTCTGCGCGCGATCCGAGGATCGTGCCGATGGGAGCATCGTTGAAGAAGGTGCTGAGCTCGCTGCCGCCGGTTACACCGTCGTCAGTCTGTGCCGCTACAACGCTGGGGAAGGTTCCTGCAGCCTGGAAGGCGGCAACTTCTGATTCAGCGGAGGTGAGGTACGCGGCAAGCTTTGCTGCCTCGGCGGGGTGCTCCGACTGGGTCGGAACGGTCAGGAACGCGCCGCCCCA
Coding sequences:
- a CDS encoding carbohydrate ABC transporter permease codes for the protein MSTTSPPRTPHSRPSALAIAAARKTADKKAKRRAGNQGLEKRPGFLLYGILLALFLGGSYPLWWSYVVGSSDNTAITETWPPLLPGGRFWINVSEVLTTVPFWQSLLNSIIVSTIITTSVIFFSTLAGYAFAKLRFKGREGLMIFVIATLAVPTQLGIIPQFMLMKELGWTGTLGAVIVPTLVTAFGVFFMRQYLVDVIPDELIEAARVDGANMFRTFWSVGLPAARPAMAILGLFTFMTAWTDYLWPLLVAPQNPTLQVALSQLQSAKYVDYSVVLSGAVLATLPLLIIFILAGRQLVSGIMSGAVKG
- a CDS encoding LacI family DNA-binding transcriptional regulator, encoding MESELVAEKLRSGAMPTLEMVAAQAGVSRATVSRVVNGSPKVKADVAATVQAAIDELNYVPNRAARSLVSRKTQAIALVVPESAAKVFDDPFFAAVVQGVALYLADTEYTLTMIIESEKASHKTRRYLLGGNVDGALVVSHHTGDHSYSELSRTLPVVFGGRPLNQVDGNNYFVDVDNFTGACSAVEHLLVSGRRNLATIAGPQDMPPGVDRLDAFHATLKKHGLASNLVEVGDFSPPSGAEAMRRLLARGEPIDGIFAANDQMAIGAYSAIREAGLSVPGDIAVVGFDDDNYGSTATPPLTTVRQPSLEMGRRMAEMIVGLIENRPVDTVTTLSTELVIRDSA
- a CDS encoding carbohydrate ABC transporter permease — translated: MTTTTSPPRPDTGQAQQRTERVQTRLTRRQRLSRLDVKASPYLYIAPFFVLFALIGLFPLIYTFVVSLNDWDILSGPGEWIGLENYVAELNDPYFWNSLFNTMSIFLLSAIPQLVAAVFIAALLDQNIRAKTFWRMSILIPYIVTPVAVAIIFSSAFGEKYGLINNILTSFNIDPVFWKSEVFPSHFAIATMVNWRWTGYNALILLAAMQAVPRDIYESAALDGAGPVRRFFSMTLPSIRPTMIFVIITATIGGLQIFTEPKLFNPTSANLGGAHREYQTTVLYLWDMAFNRGDFGKASAIAWLLFLIIVGIGLLNFMISRKIASTEVKVISKRRAKKLARYRATTAASPVGTNPAGTNPTTGSTAVTVDKEKRS
- a CDS encoding bifunctional proline dehydrogenase/L-glutamate gamma-semialdehyde dehydrogenase, whose translation is MSTHTDNLDASHQQIADQTVATVRRWLAESEEFPTDASATRLAGVLKDPNGLEFTLGFIDTVVRPEDLRVAGRNLERLTHIIPAFLPWYLRFAILVGGGFAPLLPWIIVPIARRVLRGMVGHLIIDATPAKLDKALVHLRREGVNLNLNLLGEAVLGDDEADNRLAGTRALLMRDDVDYVSIKVSSVVSQLSMWAFDETVDRVVDRLTPLYLLALRAPEKKFINLDMEEFKDLDLTIAVFEKLLDQPELLELEAGIVLQAYLPDALDAIKELTTWSTARRARGGANIKVRVVKGANLAMEHVDAVTHHWPMATWGTKQDSDTHYKRVLDWAFTPEHIDAVRIGVAGHNLFDIAFAWHLAQERGVTEGIEFEMLLGMATGQAEAVRKDVGSLLLYTPVVQPSEFDSAISYLVRRLEENASTENFMSGLFELSSNEHIFVREQDRFLASLANLDTPAQVSNRVQDRNQPAALIGDRPFNNVADTDQAIGENRTWGRAILARSGDSQLGVDTVKAGAVTTPEQMKSILDSVTTAGANWGGMPAAERAAILHRAGDAIEASRARLIEVMATEAGKTIAEGDVEVSEAIDFAHYYAERSLDLEAIDDATFVPSKLIIVTPPWNFPVAIPAGSVLSALASGSGVIIKPAKLSQRSAAVMIEALWEAGVPREVLAFVDLKDRELGRVMIADPAVDRVILTGAWETAAMFRSWRNDLPILAETSGKNAIIVTPSADLDLAVADVTKSAFGHAGQKCSAASLVILVGSVGKSERFERQLVDSVRTLRVGLPQDPLTMMGPIVEAAQGKLLNALTTLAPGESWLVKPRQLDDEGKQWTPGVRTGVVPGSEFHMTEYFGPVLGIMRAKNLTEAIAMQNAVDYGLTAGIHSLDPTEVARWLDEVQAGNAYVNRGITGAIVRRQPFGGWKRSAVGCHAKAGGPNYLMTLGQWNAVEQPAARDIQVRGLSDQVSSVIKKAQSGMEFDEFDRVRRAAESDQRAWETEFGISRDVSDLGVERNVFRYRPVPVTVRLSEGEPMGHLVRMIAGAARVGSTIHISSALPLPSLLAESFESGNAAVSVAEVLVESDARWNERATKGELNTNRVRLIGGSAVDLAEAVQGNPDVAVWSGDVTTSGRVELLIFVQEQSLSITAHRFGNPDPAMAALEV
- a CDS encoding glycoside hydrolase family 1 protein — encoded protein: MNISPTTPWPEGFLWGSATAAAQIEGAAHEGGKEDSIWDAYARQPFAVANGDTPEVAVDHYYRMDADVQLMKELGLDSYRFSTSWARVVPGDRTPNAEGLDFYSRLVDSLLEAGILPWLTLYHWDLPQALQEKGGWANRETAYRFADYAEAVYNALGDRVSHWTTFNEPLCSSLIGYVAGEHAPGLTDPNLGLAALHHQHLAHGLAAARLRDLAAAKGREIELGITLNLTNAVPNDPSDPVDQDAARRIDGIWNRMFLEPLILGAYPADVIEDVREYDFEQYVQAGDLEIISAPIDFLGVNHYHDDNVSGHPAPADATPGLRPTTKPGRSPFVGSEFVTTPPRDLTRTAMDWEVNPSGLHHLLVRLGQEYPTLPPLYVTENGASYDDNRAGDTIDDAERTQYIEQHIQAVADAIADGADVRGYFVWSLLDNFEWAWGYNKRFGIVYVDYQTQERLPKRSATEYAALIASAKIAA
- a CDS encoding LysR substrate-binding domain-containing protein encodes the protein MLDVRRLRLLRELKLRGTIAAVASALSYTPSAVSQQLALLEEEARVPLLVKAGRRVQLTPEAELLVEHTVALLERLELMEAEIHSSLTEVRGTVRLAVFQSAALGIIPQALSVIAREHPQLRIEMTQREPESALFETWTREFDLVIAEQYPGHAAPRHPDLDMIPLYADELSLAVPHDSGIASLADTTHSAWVMEPRGTASRHWAEQQCRRAGIEPDVRFETADLQAHIRLVESGHATAILPGLVWGSRTPTVALRPMPGLPRRTVFTSVRDSSVLRPSIIACREVLEQVVRALAPE